The DNA region tcttgTGCTACTTTTTCATGCAACGAATTATATAGATAGAcacttttataaaaaaaaaaactacaattTAATGTTTTCATCATAAAAAAATTGTGTAGTTCGAGTATCAACTACAAATTAAGGGTTTTCAGGTTCTTTTTCTTGGAGCAAATTTTTTATATTAGTATTTAAATGCTGCATTTCATGTagaattattttaatatttttttatattttagggCTTCTAAATTAACAATAATTTGTATGTTAAATCTATCctaatcttttctttattttggtaaCTTTTGAGTACTTAGAACACCGGAAATATAGATGACTTTGGCACTTCAAATAGAAAGCTATGGAAAGTTCTTGATGAAGTTGTGGATTTTTTTTAATAGAAGTATTTGGTTATATAATTCAAAAAAGTGATAAAACTGTGTATAGTTCAAATAGACAAAGAAAAAAAGtttatgaaaaagaaaaggaatcaaTTATAATTCTATCATAAAGAATAAGGACTCTTAAACCTAAAAGAAGTTCCAAGTCGCTGGCAGActactttaaattaaatttttattaattttcagtgaaataataaaattataaaaaggcaaaagaagaaaaaggctaaatcaaaaataaaaaataaaacattatagaataaataaaatatgaataatagatgctcctaaacctaaaaggagtTTTAAGTACTCGATAGTTTGAAGATTATTCATGTATTTCCCACGGctaaaaatcttttatttttatttttatctatttgtttaATTCATACAATTAATTTCTTTTAcactttttatatttattttttctaaataaAATCTTTATTCAATTTTATCCAACACAGAATGCTTTTCAAAGGATCTTTGCtttattatttcaaatttattttgttcCACATTTGGATACGGATATttatacttttttaaaaaaaatgagtaaAGTACTTTtctaatatttcaaaaatatattttttaaaaatataaataattaaatattttttagtcAAATCGAACTTACTTTTAAATGGCCCTGATAAACGAGAATTGGTTATAGCACACAACAAAACTAAAATATTACATCAGTGGGAATATTGAAAGAACATATAGCGTCAATAGTTCCGTTCAATGgttatttcaaaaattattatcatGCATACTAATTTATCGATCAAATTATTGTGTATAGTGTTACTTGTGTTCAAATaagtaattttaaatttttatgtcATACCAAATTTTTGATTAATTTGTTGCAAGATTCAAAATTGGACCTTTTTACATCGTTCCACACATTAGTTCTTCTTCGATAATATTTTAATTATGATTTATCATATATTTTACATTTTCACTTCTCTTAGGATATACTATAgtagtttttttaaaatttatcaaTTGCAAGTAATTCATTTACAATCAAAAATTGTTTTTTTTACTACAAAGAGACAACAGTCTTTATGCATAAAAGGCTCGTAAAAATAAGGAGTCATTGAAGAAAATAAGCATAATTCTAGTTAAAGTTACCTTAATAGTTTGTTGTATGTAGAACTTTGATCTAAATTTGAAGTATGATCTTTATTTCCAAAGTGCATTTGTATATTCAAACAACTATTTATTTTTATAGCAAAGTTAGAAATTTGCTCCTGCACTCTCGTGGCTACGTTATAGTATCTTCATGATGTTATTGTCTtgaattttgatgctaaatttataAATGATGTCATGTCTTACGTCTGAAAATACGTTTGAGCTATGATAATAACAAATGGGGGCTTGTCCTTGATTTCTATTATGCGTGACTTGTTGCACTTTTATTTTATAGCTCCAAACacaatatttaatttaatgcttatgtgatttaaaaaaaatatatttattgagaTCGTGTACACGCGCAACGCACATACCTGTAACCAGTGAAACTAAGAACCCATAAGAGCAATTATAAAATTCACCTCTCTTCATCTAAAGAATATTTATACATTATATTTCTATTTGGCAatctgaaaatccaaaaatatagaATTTCTTACGATATTACATCACATATAGCTAGAGCATCTGTGCGATATATTAAGAAGATAAgataaaagaggaaaaaaacaTAAATATTCCAAACACACTCTTACCGTCAAATTTCACAAGCTACTCCTTTAAAATATACAACATCGGAGATGACTTTGGTCTCTCCTATGGATAAATCCACATAAACATGACGATTTGAAAATATTCACAATATTAGTAAAAGTGATAAATTTGTAAGAGTACATTTCTCACGAATGTTGTCCTCGCTAGCTGTTTACAACAAGATATTCTTTCGTGACTTGAATGTATTAATATTCAATGTCTTTATATGTTCATTAAATAATACCATTTGTACCTTTATGTCTAtcgtatttttcaaaaaatattttcttataaaagttatatttaatatttttcgcGCAACTAGCTAGTATAATTCATAACATAAACAATTTTAAtaactttctttcttttaaaaatttggtGCGAAATAAAATCAAAGAGAGGAATCATGTATTTAGTCCTTAAAAGTCAAAGTCAAAAGAGAATAGAAAATAAGGAAAACGAAATTCCAGTGGCCGACGGGTGCTAACAAGTCCGACGTTCTACAAACGCTTTCCCCGACTAAATTTTGTGTATTTTATTTCCCCCATTTTAACTGCCCCCATTTATTAAGATCTCCCACGTATTCCCAACCTCTCTCTTCACTTTTTCTCCGATCCGGTACGTatttgtatgtatatgtataataTCTATCTCTGTACATACAcatgaatcaaattaattacttatataaatttatttttgttcaaattttcaaactttgaTTTTATCTAGGGTTTTTAATTCCTCTTCATCAGTTCCTGGATTCGTGAGGAAATCAAATGGCTGCTCCACCTGCTAGAGCTCGTGCCGACTACGATTACCTCATCAAACTACTCTTGATCGGCGACAGCGGTAACTATTTTGTTTTCtatgtttatttttctttctaattcTTTTTTTAGTATATCCTTCTTTACATTCGATTATTTTGTAGTAATTCTTTTCGTTGATTCGTTCAAATTTTCTGGTGGTCTTGCAATGGAGATGGAATAAGTAGTTGTGTGGCTTGTTATTTCGTTAGTTCACTTGATTCTATTATCAATGAGCATTTACAGTCATTTGCTTGCTGTATTCTGATCTAAATAGTACTAAGTAAGAGCAGCGAAGAATTACAACTTAACAATTCTGTGTAATGATATCCTAGAACTTACTGGAGCTATTGAGCGACAAATACTGCTATAATGCATTACTGTATAGCACATAACTACTTATACATTTGCCATGCATGTGTTGTTTGTATATGAGGCACAGCAGATGTGAACTTACCAAATGACTACTTCTTGATCCTTCATGTGTTAGTGCTCCACTTCATAAAACAACAACCTTTTCCTCAAGAGTTGAGTGATGAAAACCTTGTCGGTGAATTATGGAAGTTCTCCAGGttcttctccttccctttattCTCGAAGAAAGGTGAGATTCACATTCGGTTGTGAATTCCAATGTGGCAGGCATATATTTACACAAAACCAATCCCTTTTATCCTAGTCGGAGGAGAATTTACCAAACTTTTAGCATTGCTTACACTTTGGAACGCGTAAAATGTGCTTTTATGGCTCAATGGGCTCCCAACATCACATTGCGGTTTTGTAGTGGAAAGGATAAGAAGCCTGCAACACTCATTGGAATCCTTACAAGCCTCAAGTGGTTTGCATCACACTACCATTGGCTACTCTGATTGATTGAGGTGCGTCCTagaaattttgcagacaagatGATGGACGAGTTTTAGATCATAAATAGAGAATATTCTTGATTAGATATCATGAATAGATGGAAACTGCATTTTAGGAGAAACTTCCAATTCTAGAAGATATAGAGTTGCTCAACTCATCCAGAGATTGGAGAATGCACCTAAACCAGGACCATCAGCAGTTGTTTTAATCTGGAAGGTagagaaagatggttccttttcTGTTAAATCCAGATCCAGCCTTTTGGGTAAGAAGTGGCAGCGGATGGCACTCGCCATGGAAAGGTTTGTGGAAGAACAAAGCTCCCCTAGAAGTGATGTGTCATACTTGGCTAGCAGTGTGCAAAGCTTGTCTCAGACAGAAGCTTGTTTCAGAAACCTTTTTATGCACTGCTCATATTCCTGGAAAATCTGAAACATTTTTCTAAGGCTAATGGGAATCAGTTGGGTGATGCCAGGAAGCATGAAGGAGATAATGAGTTTCTGAAGGGATCAAAGAGCACCAAAACAGCTGAATAATTTGTGACATAGGAGTACTATTTTCTTATCAGTAGGATATGTGGAATACTATACCGCTGTGCATTATATGAcaaatttggaaagaaaggaatgcTAGACGTGTTGAAGGGAAGCCTACCACACTACATTATATAAAATTCATTTGCTtacgacttttttttttctttttgggtgtAGTATGGAAGATTTAAATCATTTTGATGCGCTGTTGGACTTAATAGACTCCTTGTATCTTGGATAGAGTTAACACACCTCTTGTACTGTTTCACCACTTGCTTATTCTTGACTTTTTGTGAATAAAATTCTccttatcaaaaaagaaaaagaatgttgAGGACTGGCTTATGCTGTTGGGAGTAGGGTGATGAGTACTTTTATACATACTGGTGTTAAAAGTGCACTGATTTGTGATGAATCTGAACttgaattttgataccaaattgATGTAGCATTAGACGGAAGAAGAGAGAAAGGGGAGAAAAATTGAGAGAACTGGAAGAAATAGAGAGCGATCAATGCGTAAAGTCTTATTCCTTAAGTCAAGCATTTAACAAAATAGAGAAAGGCACTTATGTTGTAGAATGTGGAACCCTTGACAAGTCAAACTCTTAAAACAATTAGGACTCGATCCCAAACTAAAAGATAAAGACTACTACAAATTGATAGATTTAAGATAATCATAGTATCCTTTTTTCTTTCCTCGGATCCATCATTTGCATTGGAGAATTTTCAAAGTTCTTTTGTTGAGGATGAAGGTCGACAAATTGTGAGCATGTCAAGATGAGCTTCCTCTGTAGTCCCCTCCCCCCTACAGTTCTTTTGTTATTTCACTGAGCAAATAAATCAGTCGACGAGAATGttaaaaaaatctccttaagaaACAGCATAATTGTACTCATTTGGAACAAGTTAAGGAACCACATTGCCACCGAGCTCAAACTTCAAAATCTGTTAGCACATGGTCTTCAATTCCATTTTTTCTGTGTCAGCATTTGTTCAATTTTCCATTTGAAGGTTGACTGCTGAGTAGAAACTGAGAACAGATCAACTGCTATTCTCAATCTTGGTTGATCAACTGGTTTTTTGAGATGATGAACACTCCGTGATTATTACTTATTTGGTTTTTCTGAATTTAATCAGGTACAACTTATATTTGAATTTTCAGGTGTGGGTAAGAGTTGTCTCCTTTTACGTTTCTCAGATGGCTCCTTCACCACCAGTTTTATCACCACTATTGGGTAGTCATCCTCTCATTTCTTTCTTGACATTCTACGGTTTTTATTTTCATATCTTGGTATTTTTCTTAAACTGCTTGTGCTTCAAACATAAAGAAACATATAGAGATGCAACTGATTAGAAGTGAAACTTCACAATAAGATAGGATTTCTCATTGAATAGCAACAGAGAACCTCTTAAACTTAAATGTAAACCACGAAAATGTTCAGTAACATGGTCTCCAGCAAGATTAAGAGTATTAATGGCCTCTATAAAGTATATATGAGTATTGATATTAaatgttttctctctttttctttttctgccaATTGATTCCAATGAAAAACTTTCTTTCACAGTATTGATTTCAAGATAAGGACCATAGAACTTGATGGCAAACGAATCAAACTGCAAATTTGGGATACTGCTGGCCAGGAGCGGTTCCGAACAATTACAACAGGTATACATGTAGGTTTTTGTAGTCAATGGTTTGCCTGAAACATAGACCATATCAGTCCTCTATATGCTGCCTTTAACTTGAGCATGCATCCTTCATGAATACTCAATTTTCTCTTCTGTAATGTAGGTTTCTGCAGTTAATTGAGAGAAACATATACCTTTGACTGACTGGCATTAATGCTATGTAAAACAGAACTATCACTTATCGTGAAGTCAACTGAAGTTTGCATCAAGAAGATACCATCCCTAACTTTTGTTCATGAATTATTGTATGATAAATATGTGGAAATTCCATAAAAGAATGTTTTATTTTTCTGGGACTTTGGTTTTTTGTCCGTCATGTAGAATATAAGCTCGAGAGAACACCAAAAGGTTGAGAATGCATGATTCCACACCTTCTACCTTGTGTAGTTATACTGTATTTCACCTATTGGATGGTATTGCTAATTAAGTAGTTGCCTAATTTATGTTGCAGCTAATTAAGAAGTTGTCTCAATGACAAATCTCTTGATTAGAGAGGTCTCCTAGTCCTAGTCATATTCATGTTTTATCCACACTAAATAATATATACAATATGCTAAAGCTCCTACCCTATTTGCTCCATTAAATGATGTGCTTTAGGCAATGCCCTGTCCTTGGATGTCAGAGTGCCTTGATGAACGTATCCTCAATTGGTTGCGCTTAAATTAAAGCTGGCGAAGATGAATCAACTACCTTAGCCACACTTTTAGCCCCATTAGCATGGATGATAGCATGGATAACAGAAGGTGTGGTTCCTCTTGGTTGCCAGGAACTCATTATGATCAGTATCTACAATAAGGGTGGACTGCACCTGCTGGCTAGCACGATCTTCACACCCATAACTGAAGCTATGTGAAATTTTCCCATGATGAATAATAGCAGGATCTCAACAGTTCCTTTGGTGTAATTGTTGCATATTAGAATATCACTGGAATAAACATCATATCAGGTGTTCATCCTATCACGTCACCTCGGTAATATCACAAACCTTGATTTATAAGCTGGCTTTGAAATCAAACAGTTTGAACTTGGGAGTGTTTGCTCCATGGATGGTAACACAACTTCGACTGTGCGCTTGCTCAAACCCCACAAGATAGCTTGCTTATGGTACTTTGGCAATTTCCTTTGTTCGAATATTAAGAATCTAGGAACATAAGATGAGTGTTGGCCTGTCAATAATTGAGAGCAGCAAACCAGATTAAATTGCAACATTACTAAGAATTGAGATGTAGTAAACTGCAATGAATGTCAGTAAATGAGACTTGCAGAAGGGCATACTGGAATAAATGTTGAACTGATGAGAatctttctattttttaaaatcaCGTTTAAAGTAGGGTTTAATCTCCCCTAACTCTGGGAAGGTTATGGAGCTACTTATGCTCTTAATAGATACATACGAGTTAGGaaattattatttcggaatccGCAATTCAATATAGATGGATATGGCTTTGGCTTAACAATGTTTGCAGGGCAGCTATGCTGTCTTTTCCTTGATAATTGCCTTTCTTTTTGGTGACTTGTCAATTTGCTTCTCTTTCAAATAAACCTGCTTATATTTTTAGTACTTTACTTCTCATGCAGCTTACTACCGTGGAGCCATGGGTATCTTGCTGGTATATGATGTGACTGACGAGTCATCGTTTAACAGTAAGTTCCACTAGTTTTACAAATAAAGTGCTTGGAGTAGGATTTTTAATTTGGAGTTGGAGTTGTTCCCTTTTTTTGTAGATGAATTTATTGTCTTGTAAACCCAGGGTTGGGTTAATGGTGAGGGTTTAGCCATACACTTTGATCTTGGGCTAGAAATACCCTCCAACCTCTTGCCAAGTTTCCATTCTCTGAAAATATATTTGTTTGCCTTGTACGATTTGCAGTCTGTCCCTCCTCCTCCCTCTTCTTCTTGTTAGGTGAACTTCCCTAAGATAAATTTGATTAACATTTTTGTTGGTTCATTTAGACATCAGGAATTGGATACGAAACATTGAACAACATGCTTCTGACAATGTCAATAAAATACTCGTGGGAAACAAGGCAGATATGGATGAAAGCAAACGGGTATTCTGTCTATCTCCTCTATCCATCCGTTCACTATTAATTTGTTGATATGTGTGTATATTGCCTTGcttttctattattttctcaCTTGATATGATCCTTCTCTAGGCTGTTCCTACATCCAAGGGTCAAGCGCTAGCCGATGAATATGGCATTAAATTCTTTGAGACGGTAAGTGGAACTGGTTTTCAGCATTGGAATTATTTTCCGGCAGCACTCATACTCAGATCCTAGTTATATTTCATGCAGAGTGCCAAGACGAATATGAATGTTGAGGAGGTTTTCTTTTCAATAGCTCGGGATATAAAACAAAGACTTGCTGAATCTGACAATAGAGCCGAGGTATGAGTTCCAAACTTCAGATTCAATCCCCTTCCCTTTTTGGTTTATTGATTAGGAAGAAAATATATTGTAATTCGTCTTCTGGAATGCTGACTATGGATATCTTTTTTTGATTCAACAAAGGGCAAAATCTTTGATTGAAAATTGAAAACTCTTCCATtatttcctttccatttttctgTGTCTTATATGACTTATTAGTGAATCTTCAAATTCTTGTTTTCGTCAGTTAAAATGCAAAATGAGAGAATGCATGCCTTTGTTTGATCACATTGACAAGGAAAGTAGAAATAGGAAAACAGAATGTTCTTAACTCAAAAGATTCTTAAAGAAGTGGTAAGTAAAGAGACAGTTTCCGCCAAATGTCTTCCGCTTTGTGTTCATTTTGTAACCGGATACAGTTTTTGTTGCATCCTCGTACAGTCGTACTTTGTATCTTTTCCTCTAATTGCACTTTTTAACATCTTGTTCCACACTTGTTGAGTGTATTTATTCATGCTTTCCTGGACGTTGCAGCCTCAGACCATCAGGATTAATCAAGCCGACCAGGGAGCAGGAGGTGCTCAAACTGCCCAAAAATCAGCTTGTTGTGGTTCTTAAGAAATTGGCAGTAACGAAGATAGGATGATGAGGGAGGAGGAATTAATCTTTTCCATGACGTTAATGTTTCTTCACAATCTATTTACTTTCTCGAAGCTCCTACTATGTCTAAAATTATAATCTAAGTCTTGCTTATTATTTCTGGCTTATGTGTACTCCTTTTTGGGGGTTGGGTGAGTGGTATTTGTAGCCATTTTCCTCTTTATCATTTTTTGGTGCTCGAGCGTTTGTGGACTGGACAAAAATGAAAAcagaataaaaaaggaaaaatagagagaATAAGGTAACGAAGATGGAAGAAAGGGGTCGAAAATTGAAACTAAGTGAATATCTGACACAGTAAACTTCAAGAAGGGTAAAAATGTATTTCTTTTTCCATATTTTTTCCTGAATCTTTCTTTTGCTTCATAGAGCTTCTCTCTTTTCTTCCATGATTTTAAAATGGCAAGGGCGAATTATTTGTTGGACGGCCCTGTGGAGCTTTTAGAAAAAGGCAGTCTTCGACGCAATACTATCCTTTTTCATTTCCATATCCCTTCCTTGATCTAATTGAAgcccaaattaaaaaaaacatggcTCATATGATTCAATATTTGCATACGGGTCGAAACCAGTGCAGGGGTATAATAGCGCAGAACCTGAAAGTTGATaaatattcttgaaagaaaagaaaaagatgatgCAACAACAGTTACAAAATACGACTTTGGCCACAAAGTAATTAATTCCTCGAGGTGTCAATTCTCTAATCTACTGCCAATTATCAATT from Nicotiana tabacum cultivar K326 chromosome 24, ASM71507v2, whole genome shotgun sequence includes:
- the LOC107828736 gene encoding ras-related protein RABE1a-like, producing the protein MAAPPARARADYDYLIKLLLIGDSGVGKSCLLLRFSDGSFTTSFITTIGIDFKIRTIELDGKRIKLQIWDTAGQERFRTITTAYYRGAMGILLVYDVTDESSFNNIRNWIRNIEQHASDNVNKILVGNKADMDESKRAVPTSKGQALADEYGIKFFETSAKTNMNVEEVFFSIARDIKQRLAESDNRAEPQTIRINQADQGAGGAQTAQKSACCGS